aagcacacataagtAGAGAGGGGCGGGAGCTCATCATCATATACACTCCTGCAATGCAGCACAACCCATGttacaaaatgttttgttcagtaACATATTTCCACCAAAGGCCAATTCCTAAAATATTGACAGAATTTCATAGTACAGCTTTTAACAAAGATATATAGAAAATAATGCCCTTAACAACAATAAAAGGTATACCACCAAAATATAAGATAAAGACTGAAAGCTTTAAAgaagagtaaataaaaaaaatcaaaactcCATATCTACTTCctttagtttatttttgttgCAGCATTAAATATACGTCGAGTCGTCTGTGTACTTTTCTGTACAAGTACCTTGTATTTCTTGACAGGAAATGTAATGACGGTGGTCTATTTTGCACAGTACAAATCTGGTGATTCACAAAGTatgcaagtaaaaaaaaaacacttgaaagagTGAATAAACAAGCCTTgaactatttttaaactgtgagTGACGGATTTGTGTCTCTACACAAAACTGAAAACAGCCCCTCCACTTCTCTCATCCTCACAGAGAAGACAAGGTTTGGGGTTCGGCACAAATGGATTCATCCTCCCTACCGAGTGAAATACTCGGTTCAGGAAACCAAGAACTGTACACCATTTTATCAACTTTTAGTCTATGGACGTATCTAAACTGACTTCATGTTGAACATATTTGGCCCTATTTTACTGTGGTTGTTGCTATTGTCCGAACTATAGTGATTAATGACCGTACACGAAAGGGTTCAGGCTTTTTAAGGTGAATTTGAACGCGACCGTTAACGCGTCACTCGTTGTCTGGGTAACGGGCTAGCGTACCTCACTCGCTTTAGCAGAAGGGTAAGTTATATAACGGCTAGCTAGTGAAGAAAAAATGGTGTCATTTAGGCTATATTCTGCAGAGCCCTGGTGAcatcacttaaaaataaattcacTGAAGCATGGGAACAAATTACATATTAGTCTACATGTTTGATATGCTTTGTTTTCTTGTGGTAAGCTACTATCTATCTAACATGTTTATTAACAACTGACGTTCCAAGCCTTGTTGTAACTAATATGATTAATTCTCAGTACTACAGCCACAAATAACgttttataaaatattgtacACCTTAACTATGTATTTTCTGACTAAAATTATAAGAAATGTTGAACCTGAAGAAGGAGACTTTTATTTCTTCACGCCCCAATAACAACCAAAAAATTAAATGCTCTGATGacagaaataatataaaaaaaaccccatAATTTTCACAAGACTGTAAAAACTTAATTCAATCATTTCACTCAGACCAAGGTTGGGGAGAGATGTAGAAACGAAACACGGATTAAAGCCACAATAGGtagtttttttgttattttttttactataaaattacagtttcaaaatcattgtgagcaCAGAGCCTCTGTGTTTGCCACTTCatgcagaaacagcactttgtaacttttggaggagggtaggaacggCCTACACCAGCTTTAATATTGTGTAAATTAATCAAGAATATGAGTCTAAAAATTATTAAGTGAACTTCACTTCCAGAAAGCTGTTAAGCCAACCATCTTTGATAATGCGCTTTGATTTGCTGTGTGCCTCTTTCATTGTCAAGCAATCATTTTGTGTCCTTAAGCTTAGCTCTCCCTGATTAAACCATGAAGTCTCCAGAGAACTTGATCCTGAGTTCATTTGCTCCAATTAGTCTCAGCTGTAAAGCATACCGTTTAattgtaatgtgtgtttttatcagGTGTCTAGCCAGTGATGAACTTCATTTGTCCTTTCAGCAGGCCCCTGTTTTTCCATGGCAACTCGTATCGACCAGCTCGCCCGGCCTAAACCAGATCTGCTCAAATTCCCAGACAGGTGGGCTTCCCCAAGCCACTGTGACACAGAGAGCATTATAAACTACAACGTGCCTATTTAGATATACTCACAATTGTGGTTAGTccaaattaaatcatttttattgaataaaaaaaacgtACTTctttgaaatacattttaaaatcacagaGTATCAAAAAAGTTGACTTTTCATCTAAGGAATATTAATGCTTTAGTTTTATATTCCAACTGAATGGAGGTTGATTTTGTATTAGAGGAAATAACCGAGCAGGGTTTTGCCAAGACAACCTCAGAGTGTATATTTTGATAATAACCTTTGAACCTAATTAACACAaagtaaaacaataaatatggcTTGTGTAAAAGTTAcagcacattttatatttcatgttcTTTTTTCCAAAGCAGTAATGTCAGCAAATGAACAGATGTTGTGCACTAACAATTacagaaaaacattaaaatgacaatgtGTATTAATGTTCATGTCAGATAGCTTTAATCTACAGCAGTGTATGTAATTTGACTACGGTGCCCAAACGTTTCCATACTACTGTATGTGTTCATAATAAATCTGCCCTCAGGTGGAACTTTATGTGGTTTTCCCACTGTATTTGCAGACGCTCTGTGTACTGGTTGGATGAGCTTCCAGCAAAATCAACACACATCACCACTGCCTTTGGTAACATAAAGCTACAACAAAACTATTCACAGAGCTACTTGTGAATAAACTACCCTAAGAATTCCTCTTGAGACGCAAGTGTGTTGTGATTAATTGATTTCAGTTGAAATAATTAAATTGAATGAATCtggggtggtgcagcaggtaggtgtcgcagtcacacaggtccacggacctggaggttgtgggttcgattcccgctccgggtgactgtctgtgaggagtgtggtgtgttctctctgtgtctgtgtgggtttcctccgggtgactttctgtgaggagtgtggtgtgttctccctgtgtctgtgtgggtttcctcctggtgactgtctctgaggagtgtggtgtgttctccctgtgtctgtgtgggtttccaacgggggactttctgtgaggagtgtggtgtgttctccctttgtctgtgtgaatttcctccgggtgactgtctgtgaggagtgtggtgtgttctctctgtgtctgcgtgggtttcctccgggtggctgtctgtgaggagtgtggtgtgttctccctgtgtccgcatgggtttccttcgggtgctccggtttcctcccacagtccaaaaacacgttggtaggtggattggcgactcaaaagtgtccatgggtgtgagtgtgtgtgtgtgtctgtgtcgccctgtgaaggactggcgccccctccagggtatattcctgccttgcgcccaatgattccaggtaggctctggacccaccacgaccctgaactggataagcgcttacagctTTGAATCTGCATCTGTTtcaacaaaacatgttttaatggtGTTGTATGACTTTTTACAGATTTGACTCCCCGCTGGTCCAGGCTTGCAGAGAGTAAAAAGTTTTGCCCTCATTTTGAGGACCACAGGTGTTTGTCCTATAATCATAGTGTTCATATATTcaaaaaaatgtacacacacacatatatatatatatatatatacagtactgagcaaaagtcagatcagtgttctgtttatttaatttccagacCAAACAGTGATTATTCTGATGAGATTTGATGTAACATTTCAGCGGCATAAGGAACTTAACAAGCAGCAGTTTAAAGACTGAATATTGACTTCCTGGTTTTAtggatttgaaaaaaaaaaaaaaaaaaaaaaaaaaaaaaaaacgtaatggCTGCTTTGAGTTgatatgaattaataaaatatgaaggGTCTTATTTACACTAGCATACAATTTACCATTGTTTCTATTATTCACTCTCTCTTCccaactctccatctctctcatgTATTCATTCTCTCTGGCCTTACTCTCTGTCTGTTATATATTCACGCTCATTTTTCTCTCAATCCACTTTCTCTgttgtctgtctcactctcatacattcactctgttctttctgtttcgtatattctctctctctctctctctctctctctctctctctctctctctctctctccctctctaggAAATCTCCTGAGTGGAAGGTGAGTGGAGCAGCACTAAAAGCTCAACCCtctgacagagtgtgtgttctggCCATGCCCCGTGGACCCGCTGTTGGCTGGCAGCCTGACCGCCCTCTGCTGCCCACTGTGAGTAAATCTATGATGAAAATAAGTTAACATGTCCTCTACAGGGAACGCACTTTAATATGACATCTTTCTGTGCGTTTTATAAGAGATAATGAAATACACACCAAATATATCACTGTTTAATTTCAATTACAAGGTTGTGAAGAAGTTAGAATAGGGATTACTACATATATGTGGAAAGATCACCGTAAACCCATATACCACATAAATCCACTTAAACATGGGAATATTAATAAGTACTTACAATCACATTCCTGTCATTGATTTAACCTCTAAacactcatctctgttcatcaaaatgGCACGTTTAGATGGTTTTCTGATGCCTCCACATTCCCCTAATGCCTGAAAAGGAGCTTTGACTTTGATGTAGCTCTAAACCTTTGGTAAACCATGCATCGCACCAAACAAATCATTTAAGGAAAAGCTTCTTATTCATTATAAACAAAGCATCTTTTCGTAAGGTCAGTCTCTGAGTTGCTCGGTGCTACACTGTGAAGGGCAGCGTTTATAATGCAAATTGTCCATGATTACAGTGCTCTGAGCAGATGTTTGTTACCACCTGCTTTAACCACACCTGAGCTGATGAAAGGAGGCCTTGATGTGAGCTGCTTTACTGAGTTACATGTGGTAGACCGGTGTTGACATTAACCAGTGCAGTGCTGTGAAGGCTCCAGGCTGAAAAATTACAAAGACGACAAAATGGAACCGAGTGGTCTATATGTCCATGTTCAACCCTCTCATACTCTCTGAGTTTCTGCTGCAGAACAAGTAGAGAACTGTTTAACCTCTAAGCTGCTGGCTGCTTTAAGGGAACCATTCTggagaactgctgttctcacagaaaaacaaactccCCTGAGGCTTTGTTTTGATTCAGAAGCCGTTTAAGAGAGagtggtatgtttgagtaagaaaccaATTGCACCTTGTGTATATTTGAAGTTTAATTTTCCTGGAagatttttttcattgtttgaattaccagagacactcatttgtaactcgagcagctggattcattcattgtctggtcACGGTGggaccggagcctacccggaatcactgggcccaaggctagaacacacacagtagggggggtgccagttctttgCAGtgcgacatacactcacacattcactcacacttatggacatttTTAAGTGGCCAATacacctacaaatgtgtttttggactgtgggaggaaagtggagcacctagaggaatcccacacggacacagggagaacagactaagctcctcacagacagtcaccctgggcTTGAAgctcacaaccccaggaccctggagctgtgtgagagtgacaccacctgctgccgCCCCTACGTAGtacatctgaaacagcaaaaataaatacataatattaCCTACCTATGGAGCGGGAATAGAGCGACATCCTCAACCCATTTCATGGTCTTTCCACAATCCGAGCACCTCCAGTTGCccttactcagtcactcaggaGTGAACACCTGAGCTATTGTGGGCCGATCCACTTAGTTTCTTTCCCAATTACTGAGCCATTTCTGTGTACAATCACTGGACCATTTTCTAGAgtgcagacagactggagagctagcagatGGTGAGGAAACTTATTCAAAATGTATTCGATTAAACAAAGCATCCTGACCATCGTATTAAACAAGGGACTAAGCTCAGTGTTCCAGGAGAACATTAACTTCCTAAttcttttatattattttgtgttgaaTAATGATAAGAAGGTGGTCAAGTCTATGCACTGATAGATAATGAGACCAGGTCTATTAAACACAGGCTTGGATGGCTAATGCACCACTGTGGACAAAACTCACCTCACTATTGCATTGCACTCTTGCACATAAAGGCTCTTCACACCtagtatttctttttatttgtctTTGTGTCTCATAATTTCTTCAAATTTCCCTGTCCCTGTCTTCACCCCTATTGTTTACCCTGTTCTCCCTCTCCTACAGTCACTTTATCCCCTTCTTCCTCTTTACTTTTACCATTTGCCTTCCTTTCTTCCTCTCACATATTTtgtctttctccttctcctctttctcttcctgACTGTTCATTTCTGCCAATTCTATTCATATTTACCTTGAAAATTGTTACGTTTATTATAAAAacgaaatgaaaaaaaaaacatgacacatGCATATAATATGTGTCATTTACCAAATATataagtaatattttttttctttctctctctctctctcagttaggTATGGCATTGAGATCACCTGAGGCAAGTGCCCGGATCTGCCAGCTGGCACAACCAAAAAAGACGCATGTACTGTTGACTGAAAAATCACTGTCTGCTGCACCTTTACTTAAACCTTCTGTTCGCACCCACTTCTTGGCCAGTAAGTTACTGCCCTCATCCTCTCATCTTAATGGCCATCTTTTATAGAACATGTAGTACATGAGTATTGTTCTGTCACATATTGTGTTTACTCTACTCTGACCTGGTTGTATGTATTAATTTACTTCAGTTTattttagggctggacaataattcagtatcattatttatcacaataaataatgtttcagtaacaatgatatgattttcagtattatttacaacatctgtcactgactgacggtcattacaggCCACTGTcatcacttcattcattcattcttacaTAGTCTGTAAccgcggtgggtcaagagcctactcggaatcattgagcgcaaggcaggaacacaccctggagggtgcgccagtccttcactgggcaacacacacacatgaacgcacacacacagacacttttgagtcgccaatccacctaccaatgtgtgtttttggaccgtgggaggaaactgaagcacccggagggaacccacgcagaccctgggagaacacaccacactcctcacagacagtcacccggaggaaacccacacagacacagggagaacacaccacactcctcacagacagtcacccggaggaaacccacgcagacacagggagaacacaccacactcctcacagtcacccacccagaggaaacccatgcagacacagggagaacacatcacactcctcacagacagtcacccggaggaaacccacacagatatttcttgtttgttcttggaagttttaagtttattttatactgttcttattaatatcggaattatatcgcaTCTACCAAAatcaagaaatatattgtgatatcatTTTTGCTCATATCACCCAGCccttgtttatttacattggTGTTATACTCTGCCACAGGTCTGATTGAATGTTTTGCATACTGTATTTGTTCAGTCATGCTAATGCATGTGATGTGAGCAAGGATTCAAATGCTCCTTTGGTTTATTCAGTTGTGTGTTCTTCTTAAATGTTTTACTGCAGTAGAGCAATCTGAGGTTTGCCTGCATTACTACAGCTGTGTTAATGACATTTGTATCCCATTTCCTATCCATCCTCCTTTCTCCACTCCTTTCCTAGCCCCTAAACAGGAGCACCCCCAGTATTCTCCGGATAGGCCTGTGTCATGTCCTGTGGTGAGGTCTGCTCTGGAGGCAGTAGCCAGCGAGAGGCTGCAGGTCCTAGCTACTCCAAGGCTCCGCAAGCCTCTGTTTGATGGGTTTGACCCGTATAGAGTGAGTTCAGCTGCCCTTGCTGCTATTGCATCCCCCAGGCTTCAGGAGCTGTCCCTGCCCCCAGCACGCAGGTGCAGGACCAAATGAACAGACATAATTAAAAGCCTGATTCTAatatcaaattatatatatatatatgtgtgtatataaaacaTGCAACACCCACTTCACTTGGACACTTCCACATATAACAGTTCATGCTCGTGCTAAAATGTTGTAACCATTAAATAACAGTGTCTTGTTATAATTCTGCATAAAATCAGGCGATGTTTAGCTGAAATTCTAGGGAAGTGAAAGTGTATCCACACAAATGTTTGTCAAACAGGACAGTGCAGGGGAAATTAGTATTAGATTGATATTCTTTGAATAGGAATTGAGATCAGGAGGGTTTATACTTTAcgttgtgtgttctctggatATAGTAGCATTAAGTCATTCTGTAAAAAGGACACAACATGTGGGCTGTGTTTTTCTGGTGTGTTGATGATTACAGAGAAGATCAATTGATAATATGTAGTCATTCTAAGATGAGAATTATGGAATGAGCATTTTTatagactgtctgtgaggagtgtggtgtgttctccctgtgtttgcgtgggtttcctctgggtgactgtctgtgaggagtgtggtgtgttctccctgtgtccgtgtgggtttcctccgggtgctctgctttccttccacagtccaaaaaaacacattggtaggtggattggcgactcaaaagtgtccgtaggtgtgagtgttgccctgtgaaggactggcgccccctccagggtgtattcctgccttgcgcccaatgattccaggtaggctctggacccaccgtgaccctgaactggataagggttacagataatggatggatggacctAAAATTAGGTCATTTCCTAAACTTTTATGAGGTCACCTATTCATCTCTCAATCCTGTGTTAATTTTTGCTGAAATCAGACCAGTGCTGAACGGACATGTGTTGTCAGGACTTGTCTAGTCACCTACCACGACAAGTTCCCAAGCACATTGATATTTCACCGCCTGTACTCAAGGCTATCAAGACAAATCAATAGAAGAAATATGATACGTTGTGAGCTGAAGCACACATTTACCACAGGTGCAACATTTCCAATGTCTAAACTCTAACAAAGCCACAATACAATGGCAAGCCATTGACATTCAGGTAAATGTGTAACAAACAACACCTGTGTATGTTCAAAGAATGCACATCTGTGAAAACAAAACCACCATATGTGACATCAGACAAGATGTTCTTAACAGTCGCAGGACAAGGTCAAGTGCTTTTTTAAGATAAGCACGCCAGATTTGTCCGTGACACCTGTTAAaattttagtaaaatatttttcaatacaATCACATTACAAACATCACAGCGaatatgaatattaaatgtaattataaatatatcaagaaTCTAAAGAATAGCAAATAGGggctctgtcgttgctactctgtgatcagcactgcagaaattgcccTATGTATCTTTGTATCTTGTAGGAGGGTAGTTGGTAGTGCTGCATCATTTGATagtgtttaatgttttaatgtatgCATGATCCTTTGGCCTTGGGTCTTTAAACCacaaatcaaaatgtattatcttggtgatttaatatttaaatactaACTCAGCCTGTAGCCAGAGTAATTCTCTATTGCTTAATGAGCATATAGTGCTATGTTTAATGAACCAGTGTTCATgagatgtatgggaattggaacATAATGAGGAACGAGCTGCCTTAAAACCTCCACTATATCAGTCAGACCACTTAAACTCTGATTATgatgtaattaaaaaatattatttgctaCCTCATGTGCAGGAGTCTTCAGCACTTAGCGTGAGCTCAGCCTTCCGTACTGCGATATCTGCTCATGAAACCAACCCCCTAAGCTTTCACTTTGTCCTACAACATAGATTCAATCTAGCAGATAAAAATAAT
This window of the Hoplias malabaricus isolate fHopMal1 chromosome Y, fHopMal1.hap1, whole genome shotgun sequence genome carries:
- the spmap2 gene encoding sperm microtubule associated protein 2, translated to MATRIDQLARPKPDLLKFPDRRSVYWLDELPAKSTHITTAFDLTPRWSRLAESKKFCPHFEDHRKSPEWKVSGAALKAQPSDRVCVLAMPRGPAVGWQPDRPLLPTLGMALRSPEASARICQLAQPKKTHVLLTEKSLSAAPLLKPSVRTHFLATPKQEHPQYSPDRPVSCPVVRSALEAVASERLQVLATPRLRKPLFDGFDPYRVSSAALAAIASPRLQELSLPPARRCRTK